In Lepus europaeus isolate LE1 chromosome 23, mLepTim1.pri, whole genome shotgun sequence, a single genomic region encodes these proteins:
- the LOC133752191 gene encoding zinc finger protein 260-like isoform X1 has translation MMITFEDLAVYFTWEEWQNMNKAQKILYKDVMLETFSSLFSLGKCISKPDLIFKLEQGAEPWMMEECLNQSLPVSMKRGDLPRINQESQDKNMNQNVMKNNKTSTPKRAELRKTLNLSSSHIPKLIIEKRNSEHGKATFHKSYLIIHQKIHTEVKPHKCDDCGKAFGQKKNLIMHQRIHTGEKPYECNECGKAFAYKSEVIRHQRIHTGEKPYECNDCGKAFGRKTNLIMHQRIHTGEKRYECNECGKAFAYKSEVIRHQRIHTGEKPYGCNDCGKAFANKSQLINHQKIHTGEKPYGCNDCGKAFASKSEVIIHQKIHTEVKPHKCDDCGKAFGQKKNLIMQQRIHTGEKPYECNVCGKVFVQKSHVIRHQSIHTGEKPYECNDCGKAFASKSEVNRHQRIHTGEKPYECTDCGKAFANKSHLIRPYGCKECGKAFANKSHLIRHQRIHTGEKPHECNECGKAFVQKSQVIRHQRIHTGEKPYECNDCGKAYGHKSDLRTHQRIHTEENPYECHDCGKGFAAKSDLIKHQRIHTEQFQITEYNKSGWKKSIRTYRRTAKHRTNKKYDI, from the exons ATGATGATAACATTTGAAGACCTCGCTGTGTACTTTACCTGGGAAGAATGGCAGAATATGAACAaagctcagaaaatcctgtacaAGGATGTGATGCTAGAAACTTTCAGCAGTCTGttctccttgg gaAAATGCATTAGcaaacctgacttgatcttcaagttggagcaaggtGCAGAGCCATGGATGATGGAAGAATGTCTAAatcagagccttccag TTTCCATGAAAAGGGGTGACCTGCCTAGGATCAAccaggaaagtcaggacaaaaatATGAATCAGAatgtaatgaaaaataataagacaTCAACTCCCAAGAGAGCTGAATTAAGAAAAACACTTAATTTAAGTTCAAGCCATATTCCAAAACTGATTATTGAAAAGAGAAATAGTGAGCATGGAAAAGCTACATTCCATAAATCATACCTCATcatacatcagaaaattcacacagaggttaaacctcataaatgtgatgactgtggaaaagcctttggccagaagaaaAACCtcataatgcatcagagaatccacacaggtgagaaaccttatgaatgtaatgaatgtggaaaagcctttgcttaTAAGTCCGAAGTCAtcagacatcagagaattcacacaggggagaaaccttatgaatgtaatgactgtggaaaagcctttggccggaAGACAAACCtcataatgcatcagagaattcacacaggggagaaacgttatgaatgtaatgagtgtggaaaagcctttgcttaTAAGTCGGAAGTCAtcagacatcagagaattcacacaggggagaaaccttatggatgtaatgactgtggaaaagcctttgctaaTAAGTCACAACTCATCaatcatcagaaaattcacacaggggagaaaccttatggatgtaatgactgtggaaaagcctttgctagTAAGTCAGAAGTCATcatacatcagaaaattcacacagaggttaaacctcataaatgtgatgactgtggaaaagcctttggccagaagaaaAACCTCATAATGCAGCAGAGAATCcacacaggtgagaaaccttatgaatgtaatgtctGTGGAAAAGTCTTTGTCCAGAAGTCACACGTCATCAGACATCAGAGTatccacacaggggagaaaccttatgaatgtaatgactgtggaaaagcctttgctagTAAGTCAGAAGTCAACAGACATCAGAGAATCcacacaggtgagaaaccttatgaatgtactgactgtggaaaagcctttgctaataagtcacacctcatcagacCTTATGGATGTAaagagtgtggaaaagcctttgctaataagtcacacctcatcaggcatcagagaatccacacaggggagaaacctcatgaatgtaatgagtgtggaaaagcctttgtccaAAAGTCACAAGTCATCAGACATCAGAGAatccacacaggggagaaaccgtatgaatgtaatgactgtggaaaagcatatGGCCATAAATCAGACCTCAgaacacatcagagaattcacacagaggagaaTCCTTATGAATGTCATGACTGTGGAAAAGGCTTTGCAGCTAAGTCGGACCTcatcaaacatcagagaattcacacag agcaaTTCCAAATTACTGAATACaacaaaagtggctggaaaaagtccatcaggacctataggaggacagctaaacacagaaccaacaagaaatatgatatataa
- the LOC133752191 gene encoding zinc finger protein OZF-like isoform X3 — MMITFEDLAVYFTWEEWQNMNKAQKILYKDVMLETFSSLFSLGKCISKPDLIFKLEQGAEPWMMEECLNQSLPVSMKRGDLPRINQESQDKNMNQNVMKNNKTSTPKRAELRKTLNLSSSHIPKLIIEKRNSEHGKATFHKSYLIIHQKIHTEVKPHKCDDCGKAFGQKKNLIMHQRIHTGEKPYECNECGKAFAYKSEVIRHQRIHTGEKPYECNDCGKAFGRKTNLIMHQRIHTGEKRYECNECGKAFAYKSEVIRHQRIHTGEKPYGCNDCGKAFANKSQLINHQKIHTGEKPYGCNDCGKAFASKSEVIIHQKIHTEVKPHKCDDCGKAFGQKKNLIMQQRIHTGEKPYECNVCGKVFVQKSHVIRHQSIHTGEKPYECNDCGKAFASKSEVNRHQRIHTGEKPYECTDCGKAFANKSHLIRPYGCKECGKAFANKSHLIRHQRIHTGEKPHECNECGKAFVQKSQVIRHQRIHTGEKPYECNDCGKAYGHKSDLRTHQRIHTEENPYECHDCGKGFAAKSDLIKHQRIHTDSSILLQMTRFQTVHHLRAKD, encoded by the exons ATGATGATAACATTTGAAGACCTCGCTGTGTACTTTACCTGGGAAGAATGGCAGAATATGAACAaagctcagaaaatcctgtacaAGGATGTGATGCTAGAAACTTTCAGCAGTCTGttctccttgg gaAAATGCATTAGcaaacctgacttgatcttcaagttggagcaaggtGCAGAGCCATGGATGATGGAAGAATGTCTAAatcagagccttccag TTTCCATGAAAAGGGGTGACCTGCCTAGGATCAAccaggaaagtcaggacaaaaatATGAATCAGAatgtaatgaaaaataataagacaTCAACTCCCAAGAGAGCTGAATTAAGAAAAACACTTAATTTAAGTTCAAGCCATATTCCAAAACTGATTATTGAAAAGAGAAATAGTGAGCATGGAAAAGCTACATTCCATAAATCATACCTCATcatacatcagaaaattcacacagaggttaaacctcataaatgtgatgactgtggaaaagcctttggccagaagaaaAACCtcataatgcatcagagaatccacacaggtgagaaaccttatgaatgtaatgaatgtggaaaagcctttgcttaTAAGTCCGAAGTCAtcagacatcagagaattcacacaggggagaaaccttatgaatgtaatgactgtggaaaagcctttggccggaAGACAAACCtcataatgcatcagagaattcacacaggggagaaacgttatgaatgtaatgagtgtggaaaagcctttgcttaTAAGTCGGAAGTCAtcagacatcagagaattcacacaggggagaaaccttatggatgtaatgactgtggaaaagcctttgctaaTAAGTCACAACTCATCaatcatcagaaaattcacacaggggagaaaccttatggatgtaatgactgtggaaaagcctttgctagTAAGTCAGAAGTCATcatacatcagaaaattcacacagaggttaaacctcataaatgtgatgactgtggaaaagcctttggccagaagaaaAACCTCATAATGCAGCAGAGAATCcacacaggtgagaaaccttatgaatgtaatgtctGTGGAAAAGTCTTTGTCCAGAAGTCACACGTCATCAGACATCAGAGTatccacacaggggagaaaccttatgaatgtaatgactgtggaaaagcctttgctagTAAGTCAGAAGTCAACAGACATCAGAGAATCcacacaggtgagaaaccttatgaatgtactgactgtggaaaagcctttgctaataagtcacacctcatcagacCTTATGGATGTAaagagtgtggaaaagcctttgctaataagtcacacctcatcaggcatcagagaatccacacaggggagaaacctcatgaatgtaatgagtgtggaaaagcctttgtccaAAAGTCACAAGTCATCAGACATCAGAGAatccacacaggggagaaaccgtatgaatgtaatgactgtggaaaagcatatGGCCATAAATCAGACCTCAgaacacatcagagaattcacacagaggagaaTCCTTATGAATGTCATGACTGTGGAAAAGGCTTTGCAGCTAAGTCGGACCTcatcaaacatcagagaattcacacag
- the LOC133752191 gene encoding zinc finger protein 260-like isoform X2 translates to MMITFEDLAVYFTWEEWQNMNKAQKILYKDVMLETFSSLFSLGKCISKPDLIFKLEQGAEPWMMEECLNQSLPVSMKRGDLPRINQESQDKNMNQNVMKNNKTSTPKRAELRKTLNLSSSHIPKLIIEKRNSEHGKATFHKSYLIIHQKIHTEVKPHKCDDCGKAFGQKKNLIMHQRIHTGEKPYECNECGKAFAYKSEVIRHQRIHTGEKPYECNDCGKAFGRKTNLIMHQRIHTGEKRYECNECGKAFAYKSEVIRHQRIHTGEKPYGCNDCGKAFANKSQLINHQKIHTGEKPYGCNDCGKAFASKSEVIIHQKIHTEVKPHKCDDCGKAFGQKKNLIMQQRIHTGEKPYECNVCGKVFVQKSHVIRHQSIHTGEKPYECNDCGKAFASKSEVNRHQRIHTGEKPYECTDCGKAFANKSHLIRPYGCKECGKAFANKSHLIRHQRIHTGEKPHECNECGKAFVQKSQVIRHQRIHTGEKPYECNDCGKAYGHKSDLRTHQRIHTEENPYECHDCGKGFAAKSDLIKHQRIHTDSSILLQMTRFQVSEEATDRMGKNICKLCNR, encoded by the exons ATGATGATAACATTTGAAGACCTCGCTGTGTACTTTACCTGGGAAGAATGGCAGAATATGAACAaagctcagaaaatcctgtacaAGGATGTGATGCTAGAAACTTTCAGCAGTCTGttctccttgg gaAAATGCATTAGcaaacctgacttgatcttcaagttggagcaaggtGCAGAGCCATGGATGATGGAAGAATGTCTAAatcagagccttccag TTTCCATGAAAAGGGGTGACCTGCCTAGGATCAAccaggaaagtcaggacaaaaatATGAATCAGAatgtaatgaaaaataataagacaTCAACTCCCAAGAGAGCTGAATTAAGAAAAACACTTAATTTAAGTTCAAGCCATATTCCAAAACTGATTATTGAAAAGAGAAATAGTGAGCATGGAAAAGCTACATTCCATAAATCATACCTCATcatacatcagaaaattcacacagaggttaaacctcataaatgtgatgactgtggaaaagcctttggccagaagaaaAACCtcataatgcatcagagaatccacacaggtgagaaaccttatgaatgtaatgaatgtggaaaagcctttgcttaTAAGTCCGAAGTCAtcagacatcagagaattcacacaggggagaaaccttatgaatgtaatgactgtggaaaagcctttggccggaAGACAAACCtcataatgcatcagagaattcacacaggggagaaacgttatgaatgtaatgagtgtggaaaagcctttgcttaTAAGTCGGAAGTCAtcagacatcagagaattcacacaggggagaaaccttatggatgtaatgactgtggaaaagcctttgctaaTAAGTCACAACTCATCaatcatcagaaaattcacacaggggagaaaccttatggatgtaatgactgtggaaaagcctttgctagTAAGTCAGAAGTCATcatacatcagaaaattcacacagaggttaaacctcataaatgtgatgactgtggaaaagcctttggccagaagaaaAACCTCATAATGCAGCAGAGAATCcacacaggtgagaaaccttatgaatgtaatgtctGTGGAAAAGTCTTTGTCCAGAAGTCACACGTCATCAGACATCAGAGTatccacacaggggagaaaccttatgaatgtaatgactgtggaaaagcctttgctagTAAGTCAGAAGTCAACAGACATCAGAGAATCcacacaggtgagaaaccttatgaatgtactgactgtggaaaagcctttgctaataagtcacacctcatcagacCTTATGGATGTAaagagtgtggaaaagcctttgctaataagtcacacctcatcaggcatcagagaatccacacaggggagaaacctcatgaatgtaatgagtgtggaaaagcctttgtccaAAAGTCACAAGTCATCAGACATCAGAGAatccacacaggggagaaaccgtatgaatgtaatgactgtggaaaagcatatGGCCATAAATCAGACCTCAgaacacatcagagaattcacacagaggagaaTCCTTATGAATGTCATGACTGTGGAAAAGGCTTTGCAGCTAAGTCGGACCTcatcaaacatcagagaattcacacag
- the LOC133752191 gene encoding zinc finger protein OZF-like isoform X5 translates to MMITFEDLAVYFTWEEWQNMNKAQKILYKDVMLETFSSLFSLGKCISKPDLIFKLEQGAEPWMMEECLNQSLPVSMKRGDLPRINQESQDKNMNQNVMKNNKTSTPKRAELRKTLNLSSSHIPKLIIEKRNSEHGKATFHKSYLIIHQKIHTEVKPHKCDDCGKAFGQKKNLIMHQRIHTGEKPYECNECGKAFAYKSEVIRHQRIHTGEKPYECNDCGKAFGRKTNLIMHQRIHTGEKRYECNECGKAFAYKSEVIRHQRIHTGEKPYGCNDCGKAFANKSQLINHQKIHTGEKPYGCNDCGKAFASKSEVIIHQKIHTEVKPHKCDDCGKAFGQKKNLIMQQRIHTGEKPYECNVCGKVFVQKSHVIRHQSIHTGEKPYECNDCGKAFASKSEVNRHQRIHTGEKPYECTDCGKAFANKSHLIRPYGCKECGKAFANKSHLIRHQRIHTGEKPHECNECGKAFVQKSQVIRHQRIHTGEKPYECNDCGKAYGHKSDLRTHQRIHTEENPYECHDCGKGFAAKSDLIKHQRIHTELLQE, encoded by the exons ATGATGATAACATTTGAAGACCTCGCTGTGTACTTTACCTGGGAAGAATGGCAGAATATGAACAaagctcagaaaatcctgtacaAGGATGTGATGCTAGAAACTTTCAGCAGTCTGttctccttgg gaAAATGCATTAGcaaacctgacttgatcttcaagttggagcaaggtGCAGAGCCATGGATGATGGAAGAATGTCTAAatcagagccttccag TTTCCATGAAAAGGGGTGACCTGCCTAGGATCAAccaggaaagtcaggacaaaaatATGAATCAGAatgtaatgaaaaataataagacaTCAACTCCCAAGAGAGCTGAATTAAGAAAAACACTTAATTTAAGTTCAAGCCATATTCCAAAACTGATTATTGAAAAGAGAAATAGTGAGCATGGAAAAGCTACATTCCATAAATCATACCTCATcatacatcagaaaattcacacagaggttaaacctcataaatgtgatgactgtggaaaagcctttggccagaagaaaAACCtcataatgcatcagagaatccacacaggtgagaaaccttatgaatgtaatgaatgtggaaaagcctttgcttaTAAGTCCGAAGTCAtcagacatcagagaattcacacaggggagaaaccttatgaatgtaatgactgtggaaaagcctttggccggaAGACAAACCtcataatgcatcagagaattcacacaggggagaaacgttatgaatgtaatgagtgtggaaaagcctttgcttaTAAGTCGGAAGTCAtcagacatcagagaattcacacaggggagaaaccttatggatgtaatgactgtggaaaagcctttgctaaTAAGTCACAACTCATCaatcatcagaaaattcacacaggggagaaaccttatggatgtaatgactgtggaaaagcctttgctagTAAGTCAGAAGTCATcatacatcagaaaattcacacagaggttaaacctcataaatgtgatgactgtggaaaagcctttggccagaagaaaAACCTCATAATGCAGCAGAGAATCcacacaggtgagaaaccttatgaatgtaatgtctGTGGAAAAGTCTTTGTCCAGAAGTCACACGTCATCAGACATCAGAGTatccacacaggggagaaaccttatgaatgtaatgactgtggaaaagcctttgctagTAAGTCAGAAGTCAACAGACATCAGAGAATCcacacaggtgagaaaccttatgaatgtactgactgtggaaaagcctttgctaataagtcacacctcatcagacCTTATGGATGTAaagagtgtggaaaagcctttgctaataagtcacacctcatcaggcatcagagaatccacacaggggagaaacctcatgaatgtaatgagtgtggaaaagcctttgtccaAAAGTCACAAGTCATCAGACATCAGAGAatccacacaggggagaaaccgtatgaatgtaatgactgtggaaaagcatatGGCCATAAATCAGACCTCAgaacacatcagagaattcacacagaggagaaTCCTTATGAATGTCATGACTGTGGAAAAGGCTTTGCAGCTAAGTCGGACCTcatcaaacatcagagaattcacacag
- the LOC133752191 gene encoding zinc finger protein OZF-like isoform X4, translated as MMITFEDLAVYFTWEEWQNMNKAQKILYKDVMLETFSSLFSLGKCISKPDLIFKLEQGAEPWMMEECLNQSLPVSMKRGDLPRINQESQDKNMNQNVMKNNKTSTPKRAELRKTLNLSSSHIPKLIIEKRNSEHGKATFHKSYLIIHQKIHTEVKPHKCDDCGKAFGQKKNLIMHQRIHTGEKPYECNECGKAFAYKSEVIRHQRIHTGEKPYECNDCGKAFGRKTNLIMHQRIHTGEKRYECNECGKAFAYKSEVIRHQRIHTGEKPYGCNDCGKAFANKSQLINHQKIHTGEKPYGCNDCGKAFASKSEVIIHQKIHTEVKPHKCDDCGKAFGQKKNLIMQQRIHTGEKPYECNVCGKVFVQKSHVIRHQSIHTGEKPYECNDCGKAFASKSEVNRHQRIHTGEKPYECTDCGKAFANKSHLIRPYGCKECGKAFANKSHLIRHQRIHTGEKPHECNECGKAFVQKSQVIRHQRIHTGEKPYECNDCGKAYGHKSDLRTHQRIHTEENPYECHDCGKGFAAKSDLIKHQRIHTENRNSFIL; from the exons ATGATGATAACATTTGAAGACCTCGCTGTGTACTTTACCTGGGAAGAATGGCAGAATATGAACAaagctcagaaaatcctgtacaAGGATGTGATGCTAGAAACTTTCAGCAGTCTGttctccttgg gaAAATGCATTAGcaaacctgacttgatcttcaagttggagcaaggtGCAGAGCCATGGATGATGGAAGAATGTCTAAatcagagccttccag TTTCCATGAAAAGGGGTGACCTGCCTAGGATCAAccaggaaagtcaggacaaaaatATGAATCAGAatgtaatgaaaaataataagacaTCAACTCCCAAGAGAGCTGAATTAAGAAAAACACTTAATTTAAGTTCAAGCCATATTCCAAAACTGATTATTGAAAAGAGAAATAGTGAGCATGGAAAAGCTACATTCCATAAATCATACCTCATcatacatcagaaaattcacacagaggttaaacctcataaatgtgatgactgtggaaaagcctttggccagaagaaaAACCtcataatgcatcagagaatccacacaggtgagaaaccttatgaatgtaatgaatgtggaaaagcctttgcttaTAAGTCCGAAGTCAtcagacatcagagaattcacacaggggagaaaccttatgaatgtaatgactgtggaaaagcctttggccggaAGACAAACCtcataatgcatcagagaattcacacaggggagaaacgttatgaatgtaatgagtgtggaaaagcctttgcttaTAAGTCGGAAGTCAtcagacatcagagaattcacacaggggagaaaccttatggatgtaatgactgtggaaaagcctttgctaaTAAGTCACAACTCATCaatcatcagaaaattcacacaggggagaaaccttatggatgtaatgactgtggaaaagcctttgctagTAAGTCAGAAGTCATcatacatcagaaaattcacacagaggttaaacctcataaatgtgatgactgtggaaaagcctttggccagaagaaaAACCTCATAATGCAGCAGAGAATCcacacaggtgagaaaccttatgaatgtaatgtctGTGGAAAAGTCTTTGTCCAGAAGTCACACGTCATCAGACATCAGAGTatccacacaggggagaaaccttatgaatgtaatgactgtggaaaagcctttgctagTAAGTCAGAAGTCAACAGACATCAGAGAATCcacacaggtgagaaaccttatgaatgtactgactgtggaaaagcctttgctaataagtcacacctcatcagacCTTATGGATGTAaagagtgtggaaaagcctttgctaataagtcacacctcatcaggcatcagagaatccacacaggggagaaacctcatgaatgtaatgagtgtggaaaagcctttgtccaAAAGTCACAAGTCATCAGACATCAGAGAatccacacaggggagaaaccgtatgaatgtaatgactgtggaaaagcatatGGCCATAAATCAGACCTCAgaacacatcagagaattcacacagaggagaaTCCTTATGAATGTCATGACTGTGGAAAAGGCTTTGCAGCTAAGTCGGACCTcatcaaacatcagagaattcacacag